The Methylomonas montana genome has a window encoding:
- a CDS encoding cache domain-containing protein — MNTLLETHSAKLLSAMPVVKSFESKLASLNDWWGKIALIGKINSHNVATTILDDMHRTQNKFGELQKQLTRNLLIENVQKLVLDNSSKAQVAIDLLIRNLFERTADVGFLATDEDIRAFLALDMPSADQEQFIENRLREYVRKYSVYDEIIVFDTQGQVKAHLDQTNPIRFSSDPLLAETLATSQDYLETFRHSDLQDNRLRSLIYSCKITSTDDKSSQLLGVLCLCFRFDDEMKGIFAGLLMPGDTGTIAVTDADGRVIASSDERLLPLNTSFKGEERVRIASYRRQDYIINTRATAGYQGFYGLGWRGVMMTALDKAFSQDDSAGQKNNYADIIDQASTFPKELRDIRKASADINTDLGLLVLNGQIASARKKAAEFMPVLEAIKQIGSDIAGIFAASVNCLQEVTVMSSHLNNAGFLASLAVDIMDRNLYERANDCRWWALTSAFRRCLASADLSFSASRQITEILQYINALYTVYTNLYVYDRSGRILAVSDPKQSMLVGMQVDALGGASEALKNGSSQRYSVSAFAKTPLYQGRHTYIYNAAITDLHDPRQILGGIGIVFDSEPQFQSMLNDVLPRDKQGNILAGCFAVFVERNKTIIGVANHSKLKIGDTLGLDESFFKLKTGQRSSEVVQYQGKNYVLGGAVSKGYREYKVEDAYSNDVIAMVFIPF; from the coding sequence ATGAATACACTCTTGGAAACTCATTCGGCTAAGCTGTTGTCGGCGATGCCCGTGGTAAAAAGCTTTGAAAGCAAACTGGCCTCGTTGAACGATTGGTGGGGCAAGATCGCCCTGATCGGTAAAATCAACAGCCATAACGTGGCGACGACCATTCTGGATGATATGCATCGCACCCAGAATAAGTTCGGTGAGCTTCAGAAACAACTGACCCGTAATCTGCTGATTGAAAATGTGCAGAAGTTGGTGCTGGATAATTCGTCGAAAGCCCAAGTCGCCATCGATCTGCTGATTCGTAATTTGTTCGAGCGTACCGCGGATGTCGGTTTTCTGGCGACTGACGAGGATATAAGAGCATTTCTGGCGTTAGACATGCCCAGTGCCGACCAGGAGCAGTTCATCGAAAATCGGCTGCGAGAATATGTCAGAAAATACAGTGTGTATGATGAGATCATCGTTTTCGATACTCAAGGCCAGGTAAAGGCTCATTTGGACCAGACCAATCCGATACGTTTTTCCAGCGATCCGCTGTTGGCGGAAACCCTGGCGACCAGTCAAGATTATCTGGAAACGTTTAGGCATTCGGACTTACAAGATAATCGGCTGCGTTCGTTGATTTATTCCTGCAAGATCACCAGTACCGATGACAAGAGTTCGCAGTTGTTGGGGGTTTTATGCCTGTGCTTTCGATTCGATGACGAGATGAAGGGCATTTTCGCTGGGCTGTTGATGCCGGGTGATACTGGAACCATAGCCGTGACTGACGCGGACGGGCGCGTGATCGCCAGCAGTGACGAACGACTGCTGCCGCTGAATACCAGTTTTAAAGGCGAGGAGCGAGTGCGGATCGCTTCCTATCGGCGCCAAGATTACATCATCAATACCCGCGCTACCGCCGGTTATCAGGGCTTTTATGGTCTGGGTTGGCGTGGGGTGATGATGACCGCGCTGGATAAGGCATTTAGCCAGGATGATTCGGCGGGGCAGAAAAATAATTACGCTGACATTATCGATCAGGCCAGTACTTTTCCTAAGGAGTTGCGCGACATCCGCAAGGCTTCGGCGGATATTAATACCGATTTGGGTTTGCTGGTGCTGAACGGCCAAATCGCCTCGGCCCGGAAAAAAGCTGCCGAGTTCATGCCGGTGCTGGAGGCGATCAAACAAATCGGCAGTGATATTGCCGGTATTTTTGCTGCCTCGGTTAACTGCTTGCAGGAAGTGACCGTAATGTCCTCGCATTTGAACAATGCCGGATTTTTAGCCTCGTTGGCGGTCGATATCATGGACCGTAATTTATACGAGCGTGCTAACGATTGCCGTTGGTGGGCGCTGACCTCAGCCTTCAGACGCTGTTTAGCGAGTGCCGATCTGTCTTTTTCCGCCAGCCGGCAAATCACCGAGATTTTGCAGTATATCAATGCGCTATACACGGTTTACACCAACCTCTATGTCTACGACCGCAGCGGCCGGATTCTGGCGGTATCCGATCCCAAGCAGTCAATGTTGGTCGGCATGCAGGTCGATGCACTGGGTGGCGCGTCCGAGGCCTTAAAAAATGGCAGCTCGCAGCGTTATAGCGTCTCGGCGTTTGCGAAAACGCCGCTGTACCAGGGTCGGCATACCTATATTTACAATGCCGCGATCACCGATTTGCATGACCCGAGACAAATATTGGGTGGTATAGGCATCGTGTTCGACAGCGAGCCGCAATTTCAATCGATGTTGAACGATGTGTTACCGCGCGATAAGCAAGGCAATATCTTGGCAGGCTGCTTCGCGGTGTTTGTCGAACGAAATAAAACCATTATCGGCGTTGCCAATCATTCGAAGCTTAAGATAGGTGATACGCTGGGTTTGGACGAGTCGTTCTTTAAGCTGAAAACCGGCCAACGCAGTTCCGAAGTTGTGCAATACCAAGGCAAGAATTACGTATTGGGTGGGGCGGTATCCAAAGGATATCGGGAATATAAGGTTGAGGACGCCTATAGCAACGATGTGATTGCCATGGTGTTTATTCCGTTTTGA
- a CDS encoding SDR family oxidoreductase — protein sequence MKIEGNTVLITGGDSGVGLALAKALLQLNNTVIIAGRNDEKLLQVKNKFPRLHAVKCDLCQDSERKNLVSELKNQFPELNIVINNAGVAFFSDLRDENFYENIVKEMETNFLAPLRLAQLFSEHLRNQPYSAIVNIGSAAAFLPLTVMPGYSASKAALHSVSQSLRYQLRNTKMQVIEVLLPPVDTQMVVDFKMKKLSPDKVAAEIIKELKEGRVFIPIGQIKILLWIYRFFPGVMGVLANRMVSNALNK from the coding sequence ATGAAAATAGAAGGAAACACCGTATTGATAACCGGCGGAGACTCCGGCGTGGGTCTGGCTCTAGCCAAAGCCCTACTTCAACTGAATAATACGGTAATTATTGCCGGTCGTAATGACGAAAAATTGCTTCAAGTGAAAAATAAATTTCCTAGGCTTCATGCAGTAAAGTGCGATCTTTGCCAAGATAGTGAGCGGAAAAATCTTGTGAGTGAACTGAAGAATCAGTTTCCAGAGCTGAACATTGTTATAAACAACGCGGGAGTTGCTTTTTTTAGTGATTTAAGAGACGAGAATTTCTACGAAAACATAGTAAAGGAGATGGAAACGAATTTCTTGGCACCGCTCAGGCTGGCGCAGTTATTTTCAGAACATTTAAGAAATCAGCCTTATTCTGCTATAGTAAATATCGGCTCTGCGGCTGCTTTTCTGCCTTTGACTGTAATGCCGGGATATAGTGCCTCGAAAGCTGCGTTACATTCAGTTTCGCAATCGCTTCGCTATCAGTTAAGGAATACCAAAATGCAAGTGATCGAGGTTTTATTACCGCCAGTAGATACACAAATGGTGGTTGATTTTAAGATGAAAAAGTTATCGCCTGATAAGGTAGCCGCCGAAATTATCAAGGAATTAAAGGAAGGTCGGGTATTTATTCCGATAGGGCAGATAAAGATTTTGCTTTGGATATATCGCTTTTTTCCTGGGGTAATGGGAGTTCTCGCGAACCGAATGGTTTCAAACGCATTAAACAAATAG
- a CDS encoding class I SAM-dependent methyltransferase, translated as MKKSGFDCNNHPLTCPVCNFSTTDPRPQDLGTVKGNTERYLHTDFPLWKCPKCLSIISIQPVDFEDIYKDYPLNKRQLDVFAKGTLKNLTGRLLRSGVKKTDTILDVGCGNGIYVDYLKQQGFQSVVGYDPYVEAFAELPSDKAPFDVIVNNDTLEHCDDIYKLIELNLELLRSGGLLYIGTADSEPVNMENLEPHVMRLHQPYHRIIITESTLHNIVKRYDVTLVAHYRRSYHDTLRPFSNYRFLDELNKALGHNLDHAMNEQHTTRAFLRNPKLWFFALFGYWFPSAAEPAVIVRKN; from the coding sequence ATGAAGAAAAGCGGCTTTGACTGTAATAATCACCCCCTGACGTGTCCAGTTTGTAATTTTTCAACCACCGATCCTAGGCCGCAGGATTTAGGCACTGTCAAAGGAAATACCGAGCGCTACCTCCATACGGATTTTCCATTATGGAAATGCCCGAAATGTTTGAGCATCATAAGTATTCAGCCTGTAGATTTTGAAGATATTTACAAAGATTACCCGTTAAACAAACGCCAGTTGGATGTGTTTGCTAAAGGAACATTGAAAAATCTTACTGGACGCCTGTTGAGGTCAGGGGTAAAGAAAACGGACACAATTCTTGATGTTGGGTGCGGAAACGGCATCTATGTCGACTATCTTAAACAACAGGGTTTTCAGAGTGTTGTAGGCTATGATCCTTATGTCGAAGCGTTTGCAGAATTGCCGTCAGATAAAGCTCCGTTTGACGTCATTGTCAATAACGATACATTGGAGCACTGCGATGATATTTATAAACTGATCGAATTAAACCTTGAGCTTTTGAGGTCTGGAGGGCTTTTATATATAGGCACCGCTGATTCTGAGCCGGTCAATATGGAAAATTTAGAGCCACATGTTATGCGGCTTCATCAACCCTATCACCGTATTATCATTACCGAATCGACATTACATAACATTGTTAAGCGTTACGATGTTACATTGGTTGCTCATTACCGTCGTTCATATCACGATACACTAAGACCGTTTTCCAATTATCGCTTTCTCGACGAACTGAATAAAGCGCTTGGCCATAATCTCGATCATGCGATGAATGAGCAACATACTACGCGTGCGTTTTTGCGGAATCCGAAATTATGGTTTTTTGCGTTATTTGGTTATTGGTTTCCTTCCGCCGCCGAACCAGCGGTTATTGTCAGAAAAAATTAG
- a CDS encoding tetratricopeptide repeat protein, whose protein sequence is MYANFLSHSNRTLKAITQLIFLSALFAPQGYAAKFDLDSQSEVIFPSFDSNKALPGLESGEVYQGTDDVKLLESEDDSIRNLLRNGILHFRAGDITKGLNELKQAWEKAPNMPSTSVTLGMHYVKAKKYSEALGIAKKQKEFFPDKPYAFILEGFAYQGLGEKDRSIAAFNQALKMSPGEPVASAALADYAVSEKNTDKARDLYLAALKHHPDSLSTLLLLIRLDNPLKKDTRETEMLVEKAVQASPDTPFTHKTVAYAYFLLKQYSHAVAEINKALAVESNAPTQFQLAQYLAYDGQMKASSEILHTLMKQYPDKVAPKALAGRLALAQKQPEEAVKLFKEAYALQDTTDIALQLTLAQIATGDKQSAFITLENQVKKFPKDAVLRGRYAELLRKNDRQQEAIQQYKEILSLTPGDPYIKNNLAWLHFEQGDLKAAMQQAEAAKDIAPNDPKILDTYGVMLMKNNQFSMAVEIFQKALKEQPDNTTVRIHLAEALAKTDKIDQSRILLKELIKHTDSLEERQSAEELLNKLESH, encoded by the coding sequence ATGTACGCCAATTTTTTAAGCCATTCAAACAGAACCCTAAAAGCGATAACACAATTGATTTTTCTGTCAGCTTTGTTTGCACCGCAAGGCTATGCAGCTAAATTCGACTTAGACTCGCAAAGCGAGGTGATTTTTCCTTCGTTTGATTCCAACAAAGCGCTTCCCGGACTTGAATCAGGCGAAGTTTATCAAGGAACTGACGATGTTAAATTACTTGAAAGCGAAGATGATTCGATCAGAAATTTACTTAGAAACGGCATTCTTCATTTTCGTGCTGGTGACATAACAAAGGGGTTGAACGAGCTCAAACAGGCTTGGGAAAAGGCTCCAAATATGCCTTCAACCAGTGTCACGCTTGGCATGCACTATGTTAAAGCCAAAAAGTACAGCGAAGCACTGGGAATAGCAAAAAAACAAAAAGAATTTTTTCCTGACAAACCATATGCTTTTATTTTAGAAGGTTTTGCGTATCAAGGTTTAGGGGAAAAAGACCGATCTATAGCTGCCTTTAATCAAGCGCTCAAAATGAGTCCGGGAGAACCCGTGGCATCCGCAGCACTTGCTGATTACGCCGTAAGTGAAAAGAATACCGACAAAGCCAGAGACCTATATCTGGCAGCACTTAAACATCATCCCGATAGCCTTAGTACCTTATTACTTCTGATAAGACTCGATAATCCATTAAAGAAAGATACTCGCGAAACTGAAATGCTTGTTGAAAAAGCGGTCCAGGCTTCTCCCGACACACCGTTCACCCATAAAACGGTTGCTTATGCATATTTTCTACTTAAACAATATTCGCATGCCGTAGCGGAGATAAACAAAGCTTTAGCGGTTGAATCCAATGCACCGACCCAGTTTCAACTAGCTCAATATTTAGCGTATGACGGACAAATGAAGGCATCGAGTGAAATTTTGCACACGTTAATGAAGCAATACCCTGATAAGGTAGCCCCAAAGGCACTGGCTGGAAGACTCGCTCTCGCACAAAAGCAGCCGGAAGAAGCGGTAAAACTCTTTAAGGAGGCTTATGCCTTACAAGATACGACAGATATTGCCCTCCAATTAACCTTGGCACAAATCGCCACAGGCGATAAGCAATCAGCTTTCATTACGCTGGAAAACCAGGTCAAAAAATTTCCTAAAGATGCAGTGCTGCGTGGCCGCTACGCCGAGCTGCTTAGAAAAAATGATCGTCAGCAAGAGGCCATTCAGCAATACAAAGAAATCTTAAGCCTCACTCCCGGCGATCCGTACATTAAAAACAATCTAGCGTGGCTACATTTCGAACAAGGAGACCTCAAGGCGGCGATGCAGCAAGCTGAAGCGGCAAAAGATATCGCTCCAAATGATCCTAAGATTTTGGATACTTATGGTGTAATGTTAATGAAAAACAATCAATTTTCGATGGCTGTTGAAATTTTTCAAAAAGCGCTAAAAGAACAACCAGATAACACGACTGTACGCATTCATTTAGCCGAGGCATTAGCCAAAACAGACAAAATCGATCAATCCAGGATACTTTTGAAAGAATTAATCAAACATACCGATTCGTTAGAAGAGCGTCAGTCAGCCGAAGAATTACTGAATAAGCTTGAATCACATTAG
- a CDS encoding peptidase codes for MTYCIAVSLKDGLVLTSDSRTNAGIDNVSIYGKMHAFTTAADRKIVLLSAGNLATTQAVIDQLKRDIKEETEVNLDSVRYLSEAADYIGKISVEKQRRHVDAGQSSFNPSATFILAGQIGQEPHGAYLVYPEGNCITTSRQTPYLQIGENKYGKPVLDRFIKIDTSLQEAGRCCLISMDSTMRSNASVGAPVELLIYHRDTLALDEYYCFQEDNEYLIQLRRMWHEKLKEAFATLPQFSKNDSRPLPGSI; via the coding sequence ATGACTTACTGTATCGCTGTCTCTCTAAAGGACGGACTGGTATTAACCTCGGATTCCAGAACCAATGCCGGCATCGACAATGTCAGCATCTACGGCAAAATGCATGCTTTTACCACGGCGGCCGACCGTAAGATCGTCCTACTCAGCGCCGGCAACTTGGCCACCACCCAGGCCGTGATCGACCAGTTGAAACGCGACATCAAGGAAGAAACCGAAGTCAATCTGGATAGCGTACGTTACTTGTCGGAAGCGGCGGACTATATCGGCAAAATCAGCGTCGAAAAACAACGCCGCCATGTCGACGCCGGTCAAAGCAGTTTCAACCCTTCCGCCACTTTTATCCTGGCCGGCCAAATCGGCCAAGAGCCTCATGGCGCCTATTTGGTTTATCCGGAAGGCAACTGCATCACCACCTCCCGGCAAACCCCCTACCTGCAAATCGGCGAAAACAAATACGGCAAACCGGTATTGGATCGCTTCATCAAAATCGACACCTCGCTACAGGAAGCCGGCCGCTGCTGTTTGATCTCGATGGACTCGACCATGCGCAGCAACGCCAGCGTCGGTGCGCCGGTGGAACTGTTGATTTACCACAGGGACACCCTGGCGCTGGATGAGTATTATTGTTTTCAGGAAGACAACGAGTATTTGATTCAACTGCGGCGGATGTGGCACGAGAAACTAAAAGAAGCGTTTGCAACCTTACCGCAGTTCAGTAAGAATGATTCAAGGCCGTTACCGGGCAGTATATAA
- a CDS encoding PEP-CTERM sorting domain-containing protein has product MKLHTQILGAVFALSASASASADGYIDLFADPPGGIQVLDKVEGANADNATNFAESGAYASILGGYRDIKADLITTNDPGFDATSIVVNNGHLAFNNDQGTNGLGIVQWDGQDNSSALDTNGLGGENLYSLGDAFFFEVLTADLGFDFSIGLYDIDGNYTIYDLASNSGNHFQTIAFDLFDNAQGLGLCGQTDFDTVAGHVNSVTCSGNVDLTRLGAIEVIFNTNGGIVDVDLSIGPVKTVPEPSTMALLGLGLVGAGFSRRKRS; this is encoded by the coding sequence ATGAAATTACATACACAAATATTGGGCGCGGTTTTCGCACTTTCTGCGAGCGCAAGCGCGAGTGCGGATGGTTATATTGACTTATTTGCAGATCCACCGGGTGGCATTCAAGTTTTAGACAAGGTCGAAGGCGCAAATGCCGACAACGCCACTAACTTTGCCGAGAGCGGTGCATATGCTTCAATTTTAGGCGGGTATCGTGATATAAAAGCAGACCTTATCACTACTAATGATCCGGGTTTTGATGCAACTTCTATAGTCGTAAATAACGGCCACTTAGCATTTAATAACGACCAAGGCACTAACGGATTAGGCATAGTACAGTGGGACGGCCAGGATAATAGTAGTGCCCTTGATACGAATGGTTTAGGCGGAGAAAACCTATACAGCCTTGGAGATGCATTTTTCTTCGAAGTCTTGACAGCAGACCTTGGTTTTGATTTTAGTATTGGCCTTTATGACATTGATGGCAACTACACAATTTACGATCTTGCATCAAATTCGGGAAATCATTTTCAAACTATTGCCTTTGACTTATTCGACAACGCACAAGGCTTAGGATTGTGCGGACAGACTGATTTTGACACAGTTGCTGGGCATGTTAATTCTGTGACGTGTAGTGGAAACGTCGATCTTACAAGGCTTGGTGCCATTGAGGTAATATTCAACACCAACGGTGGTATCGTAGATGTTGACTTATCCATTGGACCGGTTAAAACAGTCCCCGAACCAAGCACAATGGCTCTTTTAGGCTTAGGCTTAGTTGGTGCTGGTTTTTCTCGCAGAAAAAGAAGTTAA
- a CDS encoding glycosyltransferase, which produces MNTKRILFFAETVTLAHVARCIKIANELARCKNYSIMLAADSRFDQMLGLIKFKRIDLYSISCTEFKQRLQKGMPIYNVNELTRYVNEELEIIDEVKPDFVIGDFRLTLAISCRLRKVPFATITNAYWSPYANIEYPVPEMILTKILGVRFAQKIFDFVRPFVFKIHTNAFNKVCKKFGHSGLVKDLREMYTDADFTFYADLDSFIPMKHFPSSHLFIGPVLWSAPVPLPDWWDRVPAENPIIFITLGSSGDSSVLPLLLQTLSAMQVTVICATVDDFPQEMGARSIFLSKYLPADVCVKKADVVICNGGSPMVYQSLIENKPLIGIPSNLDQFLMMSLVEKLGHGVLIRPSQVSSEKIMSAVNRTLSNKNRPEVSEDRLFDARRISELIDSVT; this is translated from the coding sequence ATGAACACTAAACGTATCCTTTTTTTTGCGGAAACGGTTACTCTCGCGCATGTCGCGCGATGCATTAAAATTGCAAATGAACTAGCCCGCTGCAAAAATTATAGCATTATGCTGGCTGCTGACTCACGATTCGATCAAATGCTGGGGTTAATCAAATTTAAGCGGATAGACTTGTATTCCATAAGCTGCACGGAATTCAAGCAACGATTACAGAAAGGGATGCCAATTTATAACGTTAACGAGTTGACTCGATACGTTAATGAGGAATTGGAAATTATCGATGAAGTTAAGCCGGATTTTGTTATCGGTGATTTCAGGCTTACTTTGGCGATCAGTTGTCGCCTAAGAAAGGTTCCGTTCGCGACGATCACCAATGCGTATTGGAGTCCTTATGCAAATATCGAATATCCAGTTCCTGAAATGATTCTGACTAAAATCCTCGGCGTCCGTTTTGCTCAGAAAATATTCGATTTTGTCAGACCTTTTGTCTTTAAAATTCATACGAATGCGTTTAACAAAGTATGTAAAAAATTTGGGCACTCAGGGCTAGTAAAAGATTTACGAGAGATGTACACCGATGCTGATTTCACTTTTTATGCGGATTTGGATTCTTTTATTCCGATGAAACATTTCCCGTCAAGTCATTTGTTTATCGGCCCGGTACTATGGTCCGCACCGGTACCTTTACCTGACTGGTGGGATAGAGTACCAGCCGAAAATCCAATTATTTTCATTACACTTGGAAGTTCCGGAGACAGTAGCGTTTTGCCGTTATTATTGCAAACTCTGAGTGCAATGCAAGTCACGGTAATTTGCGCGACCGTTGATGATTTTCCGCAAGAAATGGGGGCTCGTAGCATATTTTTAAGTAAATATTTGCCAGCGGATGTGTGTGTAAAAAAAGCTGACGTTGTGATCTGCAACGGAGGAAGCCCAATGGTTTATCAAAGCCTAATCGAAAATAAACCTCTTATAGGGATTCCAAGCAATCTGGATCAATTTTTGATGATGAGTCTGGTAGAAAAATTGGGCCATGGTGTGCTTATTCGGCCTAGTCAGGTTAGTTCGGAGAAGATAATGTCTGCTGTTAATCGAACGTTGTCGAATAAGAACAGGCCGGAAGTCAGTGAGGATCGTTTATTTGATGCAAGAAGAATTTCGGAATTGATAGATTCCGTTACGTAA